CACATTCTACATAGTGCATAGGGGTAGGCTCACAAACGATTCAACTCTGCTAGCGCTCTTTTCGCGATTGTTACGCATCGGCGTAGCATAAACACGCAGCCGCCTCCCCGCTCCGCCCTTTTTGCTTCGAATTACCTTCTTTATTTCCGCGCCCAAGGAGTTTTGAACCGCCCGCACGAGGTCCTCCTCCGGGAAACTCTGGGCCAGGCctacataattataatatatttcgtTCACTATTAATTCGAGCTCTTCCTGCTCCTCCGTAAACCAGTTGGTTGACATGAGTAGcgtcaaaagggaaattattttgtagtaatcctttttgtctttttccttctccatcTCGGCTACTTTGGTCCACTGGtcatatacattatttacgatgtcccaaattttttttttatcattttctgATATCGtttcattttccaaaattttggtCATATCTCTAATCAGTTCACACATATCATTTGGGTATACATAATTCGACGGTGCCTTCAGCCCCTCCATATTTTTCTATACCACTGGGgattttttcacaaaaaaattgctcttAATTTTCTGCCGCGAAGCTGTGGGTGATggacgtattttttttgtacaatgGTATGCTTCTCTGGAAAAACTGGATTGCCTCTCTCACTGCATCACTGTTGGTAgggttcttcctcttcgcggGAGCCAACAGATTGTTCGGTCGCGGCGCGCTGTTGGGTGGGCCTGGTTCTTTGATTCGTTGTCGCGCTGGGCAGTCAGCCGACTGGTCATTCGTCACTGACTCGTTAGTAACTATTTATCGCTTGTTAGTGGCTCTCTCGTCGCTCTTTCGTCGCTCGTTCGTCGCTCGTTCGTCGCTCGTTCGTCGCTCTTTCGTTGCTCTTTCGTCGCACGTCGCCCGATTGGTCGCCCGATTGGTCGCCCGATAGGTCACCCAATTGGTCACTTTTTTACGCGTTATCGTTTGATCGTCCGTCATGCAACAGGGAGCCTTCTCCTAAAATGCGAATCTTTTCGCTGCATGGAAAAATTACTCCTCTcctttcgcctttttttttatcaaaacgCGCGTCGCCAGGAGGGAAAACAgataaatgtacatacggTATGCACTGCACTGAGCTGTATTGTGCACTGCAATGGACTGTACACTGTATGCTTAACACGTGCGCGCGCTTCACGCGTATGTAACTGCACCAAGAAATGAAACGAATCGCTTACAATGGTGCCATCATACAGAActacaaaaaggaggcataCAAAGTGTACGAAGCATACGGAGCATACAAAACATGCGAAGCATACGAGGCATACGAAGTGTACGAAGCGTATGAAGAGTACGAAGCATACGTTCGCGTGCGTTCTTTTGGATAGTAATATCATGTATACCTCTTCTCATGTATGCCAGTAGAAGTGCACGTATCCATATGGTGCGgtcaaaaatgtatatagaGGAATTCCAGCTGAGATtactgttttgttttgtttttttttttgtatatttttttttaagatgcgttttttttttttcgtaaaaaaatgagcataaAATAGAGTAACGGGAAACACccaatgaaagaaaaattcccACCGTTcggtgaaaattttaatccgTAATTTACCAGCGGTTGGAAATGTTTCCCTCTCCCCATGAGGCAAAAGATGAAGGGGATAAAGATGCGGTTTAGCAAATGGGTCAACGattaatgcaaaaataataGGGCAACACTGCGACGTGttttgatttaaaaaaaaaaaagaccgtGAGCTGGAGAAAGAGAGCAGATTTGAGCAACTcgatttccattttttttcccactttgcaaatgtatttttttttttttatttctcccaCGCGCGAAATTGTGCTCCATTTGGTGAACTTcgctttatatatttgtatatttatggCCCTTTTAACGGAggggtaggaaaaaaattaaacagaCGCTTTTTGCCGCGTTGCGCTCACCATCCGGTC
The DNA window shown above is from Plasmodium vivax chromosome 9, whole genome shotgun sequence and carries:
- a CDS encoding hypothetical protein, conserved (encoded by transcript PVX_091535A), yielding MEGLKAPSNYVYPNDMCELIRDMTKILENETISENDKKKIWDIVNNVYDQWTKVAEMEKEKDKKDYYKIISLLTLLMSTNWFTEEQEELELIVNEIYYNYVGLAQSFPEEDLVRAVQNSLGAEIKKCTVNKGDLTVEFAKGDYGEGPFNGKLVLDLSSGLFLHKENEVLKYNGKLPVDAFEIELALSSFDWKQHERKKR